A window from Chloroflexota bacterium encodes these proteins:
- a CDS encoding serine hydrolase: FKRDPGAPPFGYGLGIGNLDGQIGHDGSILGFHSLAVFKPETGESTVILANLDPTGDGKDATEAIAEAIDVTRQRR; the protein is encoded by the coding sequence GTTCAAACGCGATCCGGGCGCGCCACCCTTCGGCTACGGGCTTGGCATCGGCAATCTCGACGGCCAGATCGGGCATGACGGCTCGATCCTCGGCTTCCACAGCCTGGCCGTCTTCAAGCCCGAGACCGGGGAGTCGACCGTCATCCTGGCGAACCTCGACCCGACCGGCGACGGCAAGGACGCCACCGAGGCGATTGCCGAGGCCATCGACGTCACCCGTCAACGCCGGTAG